The Rubripirellula reticaptiva DNA window TGTCGCCGTCGAAGACGACCAAGGATCCGCCACGCTCGACGAATAGTGCCAAACGTTTGCGTAGCTCGCTGGTCACGTCGTCAACGTTCGCCAAGACGACGATGTCCGGTGACTGTTTGTCGATTTCCACGACAGCGGCTGTCTTGGTTGTGACCTGATTTCGAACCGCGTCGGGTTGGTCCTGTCCACCGAATGCAAACGGGCTGAGCGCGATCGCCAGAAAATCAGTTGCGCCTTCGAGCGGCCGGTTGCTGGGGCTACCGTTGACCATCAACACGTTGATCTCGCGGATCACGTCGACTGCGATGACTCGTTCGTTGTCATCGGGCAACGCGTCTGAATGTTCAATCGAAACGCTAACCGGATGAACGCCCACAATGTCTACTTTATGTGTCAGCCGAGTGATCGTCGATGAGCGCGGCGGCAGTGTGATCGTTCGCGTGTCAAGCGGTCGACCAGCGACAGTCCAAGCTAAACGCAAGTCCCGAATCGTATGATCGGTTGAATTGCGAATGCGGGCTGAAAACTTTGCGCTGCGTCCAGCGACGACGGCTGGTGAGTCGGAGGTGATCGATTCGACGGAAACATTGTCCAGCGTGTTGGATTGGTCACCGACATTCAAGAAACTGATCGTTGGACGGATTTCTTGCTCTTTAAGCGACAGTTCTAGACGCTTTAGCGATTCAATCGCCGAGTCGCCGACCATGTGACTTTGAAAGTCTGATACCACGATGATTTGTCGCTGGGGGTGTGCGGCGTCGCCAGATACTTCGACCGCTCTTCGAACCAATCGACCAAGGTCAACGGGACCACCCGTTGCGGTCATGTTTTCAACTTGGTCGATCGCGTCAGCGGTGCCCATCGAGCCAACGACGGCATCAATCGAACTGGTGCGGACCAGGATGATTTCGTCGCGCCGCGATAGAGTTTTGAAAAACTTGGCAAGCCCCGCCGAAACGTGGTGCATCCGCGTTTGCCCATCGGAATCACGCGCCGCCATGCTGCGACTGTCGTCGATGGCAACGACCACCGTCCGGGCGGCGTCGCCGGGCAGCGCGCGAAAACCGGTCAAGACGGGCCGAGCCAAACAGAACGCCAACAGGATCGGCAGCATGCAGCGCAGCAACAACAGCAACAAATTCATCAGCTCGATCCGTCGCCGATTGACTCGCACGACATCGTCGAGCAAGTGCATCGCGCCCCAGTTCACCGTGCGGAATCGACTGCGAAAGAGCAGGTGAATTGCAAGCGGGATTGTGAAGGCTAGAGCACCGAGAGCGAGCAGGCCGTTAAGGAGCGTCACCGCAGCCTCCGGCGAAGTGCAAAGTATTCGTGCAACGCATCGTCGAACGGTTGATCGGTGGTGACTGGGAAATAGTCGACGCGGTTTCGACGGCAAGCACTTTGCAGTTCTGATTGGTGTTCGGCCAAACGTTGCAAATAGATGTCGCGAACTGAACGTGAATCGACCACGTGCTCGTTCGTTTCGTTTTCAAGATCGCGAAACTGAACCCGGCCGGTGAATGGAAAGTCCATTTCGTCTGGGTCAAGAATCTGGAAGAATAGGACCTCGTGATTCTTGGAACGGAACTGCGTCAACGCGCGGCTGATCGAGGCAACGTCACCCATTCCGTCGGAAATGATGATCGCCAGTCCTCGTCGGCCCAACTTGGACGCAATCTTTTGAAACACGCCGCCCAAGTCGGTTTCGCGTTTCGTTGCATCCGATGCAAGCGCCGTCATGACTGCACGCAAATGCGACGGGCGGCTGCGAGTCGGGATGATATCGCGAGGTTGATCGTCAAACGTGATGCACCCGACGGCGTCTTGTTGTGCTAATAGCAAATAAGCGAGCGACGCAGCAAGCTGTTGGGCGTAGTCGTATTTCGTCAGCGACTCAGATCCCGCAGTGATTCCTTTGCCGCCGCGATCGCCTCCGTATCGCATCGAACCGCTGCGATCGACCAGCAGGGTGCAGCGCAGGTTTGTTTCTTCTTCGAATTCACGAATGTAAAGTCGGTCGCTCTTGGCGAACACTTTCCAGTCGATGTTGCGCAGTTCGTCGCCGCGGACATACGGTCGATGTTCTTTGAACTCGACGCTGAAACCCTTATGAGGCGACCGGTGGCGACCGGAACAGAAACCTTCGACCACTTGTCGCGCCAGCAATTGCAGCCTCGCGACGCGCGACAGTGCCTTCGGCGTGACGAGGTCCAGGATACGCATGGTGGGATTGGGCCGAAGGCGGGATGGGGCGGGAGCCGCCATTGTAGCCAACTTTGCTGTCGATCGCGTCTTACAAACTGACGGGGTCGAACAGATCTTCGACAGTCCCGTCGCTATCGGCGAACGAATCCAGCGGGACGCCGGCCTTGTTCAGAATGGTCAGGTGCAGGTTCGCCAATGGAGTGGGTTGGTCGTAACGAATATGACGACCGCCACGCATGTTGCCCGCGGCGCCACCAGCGACCAAAATCGGCAAGTTTGTATGGTCATGTGCGTCCGAATCGCCCATGCCGCTGCCGTACAGATAAAGCGTGTGATCGAGCAACGTGCCGCCGGCCTCGGGCGTCGCCTTCAGTTTCTGTAGAAACTCGGCGAATAACGATACATGAAACCGGTTCACTTTCGCGATCTTGGCAAGCTTTTCGGGATCGTTTCCGTGGTGCGTGATCGGGTGGTGAGGATCCGGCACGCCGATTTCGGGGTACGTCCGAGTGCTGGCCTCGCGAGCGAGTTGGAACGAAACGACTCGCGTGATGTCGCCTTGGAACGCAAGCAGTTGCAGGTCGAACATCAGTCGTGCGTGATCCGCATACTGAGCCGGCACACCGACCGGCCGATCCAAATCAGGCAGCGGATTGTCCTTGGCCGTCGCTTCGGCACTGGCGATTCGACGTTCGACTTCGCGTACGCTTTCTAGATATCCGTCGATGCGGTTGCGGTCGGCCGGGCCAACCACGCGCTTGAGTCGCTTGATTTCTTCGGTCACCGAATCCAGCAAACTTGCGCGGCGGCGCAGTGCTGCTTGTCGTTGCTCGGGTGTCCCGCCGTCGCCAAAAAGAGTCTCGAACACGATTCGCGGATGGGCTTCGCTGGGCAGTGGCGTCGTCGGCGAAGACCATGACAAGTTGTTTTGGTAAACGCATGCGTATCCGTTGTCGCACTGACCGACCGTCGACAACAAATCCATCGACAATTCCAGCGACGGCAACTGTGTCTGACCACCAATGTGTTTGGCAGCGATTTGATCGACGGTTGTACCTAGCCGGTAATCTGTGCTCTCGGTCCGTTTCGCTCGTGCCGCACTCAGGAATGCCGCGTTCGACGTCGCGTGTGATCCGGGATAGGCGTTCTGCAGATCCATACCCGTCAACACCGTGACTTGGTCTTTGACAGGATCAAGCGGCATCAACGTCGGTGACAATGTTTCCAGCGAGTCCCCGTTGGGAATCCACTCGGCCGGATTGAATCCCATCGGGATATAGATGTATCCAAGTCGGCGGAGTCGTTCAGGAGCCGCCGCGGTCGCCGCGGTTGCTTTCATCGACGGGATCATCGCGTCGAGCAGCGGCAAAGCAAACGCAGCGCCGGCACCTTGCAGGACCGTGCGACGCGACAGTGCTTTTCGAGGAATCATCATCGCAGGCTCCGGTGAGTAAACGCGTTACTGGTAACGATCTGAGTAATCAGAGAACTAAATCGGTATTCCGAGCCGGCTGCGGATGCAACAATCTTGCGAATCGTCGGGCCA harbors:
- a CDS encoding BatA domain-containing protein gives rise to the protein MTLLNGLLALGALAFTIPLAIHLLFRSRFRTVNWGAMHLLDDVVRVNRRRIELMNLLLLLLRCMLPILLAFCLARPVLTGFRALPGDAARTVVVAIDDSRSMAARDSDGQTRMHHVSAGLAKFFKTLSRRDEIILVRTSSIDAVVGSMGTADAIDQVENMTATGGPVDLGRLVRRAVEVSGDAAHPQRQIIVVSDFQSHMVGDSAIESLKRLELSLKEQEIRPTISFLNVGDQSNTLDNVSVESITSDSPAVVAGRSAKFSARIRNSTDHTIRDLRLAWTVAGRPLDTRTITLPPRSSTITRLTHKVDIVGVHPVSVSIEHSDALPDDNERVIAVDVIREINVLMVNGSPSNRPLEGATDFLAIALSPFAFGGQDQPDAVRNQVTTKTAAVVEIDKQSPDIVVLANVDDVTSELRKRLALFVERGGSLVVFDGDKLKPESYNTVWGDSDDGWKLPAQLGDRVGGPRSDNDDLPRYSIGQLNNLYAPWSIIGSGSGADTSTGPISEIAITGYRKLSLDESGPETATTTKLLSFSSGDPLVVRARRGKGQVVQFAIPCDASWSNLPLRLVFLPMMQQMVLDLAGSQKQTTVDVGSPIDVPVIELTSQLPADTKIDQKATATYSFENPNRVETAIQPFIYEQLDSLQVSRAATPGVYQFRQHYFDSKGEPIVNRTIRVAEVPAAESQLRDADKSRLNRAAELVDASVYRDLESLQSDDQTRRFGREVWRWLLVALLVGLVGELLLQQRRFGRWKSPLIARARQTAGAR
- a CDS encoding DUF58 domain-containing protein: MRILDLVTPKALSRVARLQLLARQVVEGFCSGRHRSPHKGFSVEFKEHRPYVRGDELRNIDWKVFAKSDRLYIREFEEETNLRCTLLVDRSGSMRYGGDRGGKGITAGSESLTKYDYAQQLAASLAYLLLAQQDAVGCITFDDQPRDIIPTRSRPSHLRAVMTALASDATKRETDLGGVFQKIASKLGRRGLAIIISDGMGDVASISRALTQFRSKNHEVLFFQILDPDEMDFPFTGRVQFRDLENETNEHVVDSRSVRDIYLQRLAEHQSELQSACRRNRVDYFPVTTDQPFDDALHEYFALRRRLR
- a CDS encoding DUF1552 domain-containing protein; translation: MMIPRKALSRRTVLQGAGAAFALPLLDAMIPSMKATAATAAAPERLRRLGYIYIPMGFNPAEWIPNGDSLETLSPTLMPLDPVKDQVTVLTGMDLQNAYPGSHATSNAAFLSAARAKRTESTDYRLGTTVDQIAAKHIGGQTQLPSLELSMDLLSTVGQCDNGYACVYQNNLSWSSPTTPLPSEAHPRIVFETLFGDGGTPEQRQAALRRRASLLDSVTEEIKRLKRVVGPADRNRIDGYLESVREVERRIASAEATAKDNPLPDLDRPVGVPAQYADHARLMFDLQLLAFQGDITRVVSFQLAREASTRTYPEIGVPDPHHPITHHGNDPEKLAKIAKVNRFHVSLFAEFLQKLKATPEAGGTLLDHTLYLYGSGMGDSDAHDHTNLPILVAGGAAGNMRGGRHIRYDQPTPLANLHLTILNKAGVPLDSFADSDGTVEDLFDPVSL